A genomic region of Rhodococcus pyridinivorans contains the following coding sequences:
- a CDS encoding NAD(P)/FAD-dependent oxidoreductase, which translates to MSEPVVIVGAGQAGFETATSLRSKGYTGDITILGDEENVPYQRPPLSKAYLKGDSDPESVALRPRDYFASHRIDLHCSRRVTDIDRQMHEVELDDGSRVGYGHLVLATGTRNRALPVPGAGLAGVQYLRTLSEAQTLAATLPSCTSIVVIGGGFIGLEVAAAARTRGVTTTIVESLDRPMARAVSETVSKFFVDEHARHEVQWRLNTSVTEIVEKNGRAGGVRIATGEVIDADIIVVGIGVMPNTELAERAGLAVDNGIVVDLHLLTEDPAISAIGDCASYPNTAGTGRLRLESIQNAVDHARCVANRLVGNDLPYQSVPWFWTEQYASKLQMAGLVTGYDNTVVRGSLEEGAFSVFCFAGDRLLGVESVNRTRDHMAARKLLAAGKSLSRDECADPAVDLKALALA; encoded by the coding sequence ATGAGCGAGCCAGTGGTCATCGTCGGCGCCGGACAGGCGGGCTTCGAAACCGCAACGTCGTTGCGGTCGAAGGGGTACACAGGTGATATCACCATCCTCGGTGACGAGGAGAATGTCCCGTACCAACGACCGCCGCTGTCGAAGGCGTACCTCAAAGGCGACTCCGATCCCGAGTCTGTGGCATTACGTCCACGGGACTATTTCGCCTCACACCGGATCGATCTGCACTGTTCCCGTCGGGTGACTGACATCGACCGGCAGATGCACGAGGTCGAACTCGACGACGGAAGCCGCGTTGGTTACGGCCACCTGGTTCTGGCCACCGGAACGCGTAACCGCGCACTGCCGGTGCCGGGCGCCGGCCTTGCGGGCGTCCAGTACCTACGCACCCTCTCGGAAGCGCAAACCCTGGCCGCAACGTTGCCCTCGTGCACATCGATCGTGGTGATCGGGGGAGGCTTCATCGGCTTGGAAGTTGCTGCGGCGGCACGAACCCGCGGAGTCACGACCACCATCGTCGAATCCCTCGACCGCCCGATGGCGCGGGCCGTCAGTGAAACCGTCTCGAAGTTCTTCGTCGACGAACACGCCCGGCACGAAGTGCAGTGGCGACTGAATACCAGCGTGACAGAAATCGTCGAGAAGAATGGTCGTGCCGGAGGCGTACGAATCGCCACCGGCGAGGTGATCGATGCCGACATCATCGTCGTTGGTATCGGCGTAATGCCCAATACCGAGCTGGCCGAACGTGCCGGCCTTGCTGTCGATAACGGTATCGTCGTCGACCTTCACCTCCTGACCGAGGACCCAGCGATCTCCGCCATCGGGGACTGCGCGTCCTATCCGAACACCGCCGGCACCGGCCGCTTACGCCTCGAGTCGATTCAGAACGCCGTCGACCACGCTCGCTGCGTCGCAAATCGTCTCGTGGGAAACGACCTGCCGTACCAGAGCGTCCCATGGTTCTGGACCGAGCAGTACGCCAGCAAACTTCAGATGGCAGGACTGGTCACCGGATACGACAACACCGTCGTGCGCGGATCCCTCGAAGAAGGTGCATTCTCGGTGTTCTGTTTCGCCGGGGATCGCCTCCTGGGAGTCGAGTCGGTCAATCGAACCCGTGACCACATGGCTGCACGCAAACTCCTTGCTGCAGGCAAGTCACTGTCTCGTGACGAATGCGCCGATCCTGCAGTAGATCTGAAAGCTCTGGCCTTAGCCTGA